From the Kogia breviceps isolate mKogBre1 chromosome 3, mKogBre1 haplotype 1, whole genome shotgun sequence genome, one window contains:
- the RTN1 gene encoding reticulon-1 isoform X3 has translation MQATADSTKMDCVWSNWKSQAIDLLYWRDIKQTGIVFGSFLLLLFSLTQFSVVSVVAYLALAALSATISFRIYKSVLQAVQKTDEGHPFKAYLELEITLSQEQIQKYTDCLQFYVNSTLKELRRLFLVQDLVDSLKFAVLMWLLTYVGALFNGLTLLLMAVVSMFTLPVVYVKHQAQIDQYLGLVRTHINAVVAK, from the exons CTATTGACCTGCTGTACTGGAGGGACATCAAGCAGACGGGGATAGTGTTTGGGAGCTTCCTGCTGCTACTCTTCTCCCTGACCCAGTTCAGCGTTGTGAGTGTCGTGGCCTACCTGGCCCTTGCTGCGCTCTCAGCCACCATCAGTTTCCGCATCTACAAGTCTGTTTTACAAGCTGTGCAGAAAACCGACGAGGGTCACCCTTTCAA GGCCTACTTGGAGCTTGAGATCACGCTGTCTCAGGAGCAGATTCAGAAGTACACAGACTGCCTGCAATTCTATGTGAACAGCACGCTTAAAGAACTGAGAAGGCTCTTCCTTGTCCAGGACCTGGTGGATTCCTTAAAA tTTGCAGTCCTGATGTGGCTCCTGACTTACGTTGGCGCTCTCTTCAATGGCTTGACCCTGCTGCTCATGG CTGTGGTTTCAATGTTTACCCTACCTGTAGTGTATGTTAAGCACCAG GCACAGATTGACCAATATCTGGGACTTGTGAGGACTCACATAAATGCTGTTGTGGCAAAGTAA